In the genome of Rhodamnia argentea isolate NSW1041297 chromosome 3, ASM2092103v1, whole genome shotgun sequence, one region contains:
- the LOC115743100 gene encoding acyl-CoA hydrolase 2 isoform X3 → MRSRFSDSFARSDCDFAEFICVVAVAEFLGCVPLLQKLSTSSLRKIADAVTFQHFDKGAYVVHEGDVGKGVYFIWEGEAEVSGPVDSEDPDFHLSKYDYFGHGTAISVHAANIIALSKLTCLVLPHEHCHLLQPKSIWSSDETNETCSLVERILHLEPIEVNIFQGITLPEAPRFGKVFGGQLIAQAAAAASKTVDCLKVIHSLHVYFLLVGDLIMPIIYQVHRLRDGKNFATRKVDAIQTGTVIFTLIASFQAEEEGFEHQVIMMPSVPAPETLLSIEDLRGRRLIDPRLPRGYRNKVATTKFIPWPIEIRFCEPSNATNQTETPPSLRYWFKAKGKLSEDQALHRCVVAFASDLIFLGTSLNPHRRKGLKTYSVSLDHAMWFHRNLRADDWILFEILSPIAHNARGLVSGRMFSRNGELLVTLIQEGLIRKAKPSGSLPASKL, encoded by the exons ATGCGATCTCGGTTCTCTGATTCTTTTGCGCGTTCCGATTGTGACTTCGCTGAGTTCATCTGTGTCGTCGCAGTGGCCGAGTTCTTGGGCTGCGTCCCCTTGCTGCAGAAGCTGTCGACTTCGTCTCTCCGGAAAATCGCCGATGCCGTGACGTTCCAGCACTTTG ATAAAGGAGCCTACGTTGTTCACGAAGGAGATGTTGGGAAAGGAGTGTACTTTATCTGGGAGGGCGAG GCTGAAGTCTCTGGACCGGTTGACTCAGAGGACCCTGATTTCCACTTGAGTAAATATGATTATTTTGGCCACG GTACAGCAATATCGGTTCACGCTGCTAATATAATTGCTTTGTCAAAG CTTACCTGCTTAGTGCTACCACATGAGCACTGCCATTTGCTACAGCCCAAGTCAATATGGAGTTCAGATGAAACTAATGAGACGTGCAGTCTTGTTGAGCGTATATTACACCTGGAACCCATAGAA GTTAACATATTTCAAGGGATCACTTTGCCGGAGGCACCGAGATTTGGGAAAGTCTTTGGCGGGCAGTTGATTGCACAG GCTGCAGCTGCAGCTTCGAAAACTGTTGACTGTCTTAAGGTTATCCACAGTTTGCATGTTTATTTTCTTCTGGTTGGGGACCTTATTA TGCCAATTATATACCAAGTTCACCGACTACGCGATGGTAAAAATTTTGCAACCCGCAAAGTAGATGCAATCCAAACAGGGACAGTCATCTTCACGTTGATTGCTTCATTTCAG gcagaagaagaaggatttGAACATCAGGTCATAATGATGCCATCAGTTCCTGCTCCAGAGACG CTTCTGTCAATTGAAGATCTACGAGGAAGGCGTCTTATTGATCCTCGCCTACCCAG GGGTTACCGAAACAAAGTGGCTACGACAAAGTTTATTCCATGGCCTATAGAGATACGATTTTGTGAGCCTAGCAACGCCACCAATCAGACTGAAACCCCTCCGAG TTTGAGGTACTGGTTCAAAGCAAAAGGGAAGCTCTCAGAGGACCAGGCATTGCATAG gTGTGTGGTGGCATTCGCTTCAGATCTAATATTTTTGGGGACTAGCTTGAATCCTCATCGTAGAAAGGGTCTGAAGACATATTCTGTTAGTCTTGACCACGC GATGTGGTTCCACCGAAATTTAAGAGCTGATGACTGGATTTTATTTGAG ATTTTAAGTCCTATCGCCCACAATGCCCGTGGCCTTGTGTCTGGTCGAATGTTTAGTAGGAACGGGGAG CTACTCGTGACGCTCATACAGGAGGGCTTAATTAGGAAGGCTAAACCATCGGGTTCTCTTCCTGCATCGAAGCTCTGA
- the LOC115743100 gene encoding acyl-CoA hydrolase 2 isoform X2, whose product MDSQSVAEFLGCVPLLQKLSTSSLRKIADAVTFQHFDKGAYVVHEGDVGKGVYFIWEGEAEVSGPVDSEDPDFHLSKYDYFGHGTAISVHAANIIALSKLTCLVLPHEHCHLLQPKSIWSSDETNETCSLVERILHLEPIEVNIFQGITLPEAPRFGKVFGGQLIAQAAAAASKTVDCLKVIHSLHVYFLLVGDLIMPIIYQVHRLRDGKNFATRKVDAIQTGTVIFTLIASFQAEEEGFEHQVIMMPSVPAPETLLSIEDLRGRRLIDPRLPRGYRNKVATTKFIPWPIEIRFCEPSNATNQTETPPSLRYWFKAKGKLSEDQALHRCVVAFASDLIFLGTSLNPHRRKGLKTYSVSLDHAMWFHRNLRADDWILFEILSPIAHNARGLVSGRMFSRNGELLVTLIQEGLIRKAKPSGSLPASKL is encoded by the exons ATGGATTCACAGTCAG TGGCCGAGTTCTTGGGCTGCGTCCCCTTGCTGCAGAAGCTGTCGACTTCGTCTCTCCGGAAAATCGCCGATGCCGTGACGTTCCAGCACTTTG ATAAAGGAGCCTACGTTGTTCACGAAGGAGATGTTGGGAAAGGAGTGTACTTTATCTGGGAGGGCGAG GCTGAAGTCTCTGGACCGGTTGACTCAGAGGACCCTGATTTCCACTTGAGTAAATATGATTATTTTGGCCACG GTACAGCAATATCGGTTCACGCTGCTAATATAATTGCTTTGTCAAAG CTTACCTGCTTAGTGCTACCACATGAGCACTGCCATTTGCTACAGCCCAAGTCAATATGGAGTTCAGATGAAACTAATGAGACGTGCAGTCTTGTTGAGCGTATATTACACCTGGAACCCATAGAA GTTAACATATTTCAAGGGATCACTTTGCCGGAGGCACCGAGATTTGGGAAAGTCTTTGGCGGGCAGTTGATTGCACAG GCTGCAGCTGCAGCTTCGAAAACTGTTGACTGTCTTAAGGTTATCCACAGTTTGCATGTTTATTTTCTTCTGGTTGGGGACCTTATTA TGCCAATTATATACCAAGTTCACCGACTACGCGATGGTAAAAATTTTGCAACCCGCAAAGTAGATGCAATCCAAACAGGGACAGTCATCTTCACGTTGATTGCTTCATTTCAG gcagaagaagaaggatttGAACATCAGGTCATAATGATGCCATCAGTTCCTGCTCCAGAGACG CTTCTGTCAATTGAAGATCTACGAGGAAGGCGTCTTATTGATCCTCGCCTACCCAG GGGTTACCGAAACAAAGTGGCTACGACAAAGTTTATTCCATGGCCTATAGAGATACGATTTTGTGAGCCTAGCAACGCCACCAATCAGACTGAAACCCCTCCGAG TTTGAGGTACTGGTTCAAAGCAAAAGGGAAGCTCTCAGAGGACCAGGCATTGCATAG gTGTGTGGTGGCATTCGCTTCAGATCTAATATTTTTGGGGACTAGCTTGAATCCTCATCGTAGAAAGGGTCTGAAGACATATTCTGTTAGTCTTGACCACGC GATGTGGTTCCACCGAAATTTAAGAGCTGATGACTGGATTTTATTTGAG ATTTTAAGTCCTATCGCCCACAATGCCCGTGGCCTTGTGTCTGGTCGAATGTTTAGTAGGAACGGGGAG CTACTCGTGACGCTCATACAGGAGGGCTTAATTAGGAAGGCTAAACCATCGGGTTCTCTTCCTGCATCGAAGCTCTGA
- the LOC115743100 gene encoding acyl-CoA hydrolase 2 isoform X1, translating to MDSQSGVAEFLGCVPLLQKLSTSSLRKIADAVTFQHFDKGAYVVHEGDVGKGVYFIWEGEAEVSGPVDSEDPDFHLSKYDYFGHGTAISVHAANIIALSKLTCLVLPHEHCHLLQPKSIWSSDETNETCSLVERILHLEPIEVNIFQGITLPEAPRFGKVFGGQLIAQAAAAASKTVDCLKVIHSLHVYFLLVGDLIMPIIYQVHRLRDGKNFATRKVDAIQTGTVIFTLIASFQAEEEGFEHQVIMMPSVPAPETLLSIEDLRGRRLIDPRLPRGYRNKVATTKFIPWPIEIRFCEPSNATNQTETPPSLRYWFKAKGKLSEDQALHRCVVAFASDLIFLGTSLNPHRRKGLKTYSVSLDHAMWFHRNLRADDWILFEILSPIAHNARGLVSGRMFSRNGELLVTLIQEGLIRKAKPSGSLPASKL from the exons ATGGATTCACAGTCAGGTG TGGCCGAGTTCTTGGGCTGCGTCCCCTTGCTGCAGAAGCTGTCGACTTCGTCTCTCCGGAAAATCGCCGATGCCGTGACGTTCCAGCACTTTG ATAAAGGAGCCTACGTTGTTCACGAAGGAGATGTTGGGAAAGGAGTGTACTTTATCTGGGAGGGCGAG GCTGAAGTCTCTGGACCGGTTGACTCAGAGGACCCTGATTTCCACTTGAGTAAATATGATTATTTTGGCCACG GTACAGCAATATCGGTTCACGCTGCTAATATAATTGCTTTGTCAAAG CTTACCTGCTTAGTGCTACCACATGAGCACTGCCATTTGCTACAGCCCAAGTCAATATGGAGTTCAGATGAAACTAATGAGACGTGCAGTCTTGTTGAGCGTATATTACACCTGGAACCCATAGAA GTTAACATATTTCAAGGGATCACTTTGCCGGAGGCACCGAGATTTGGGAAAGTCTTTGGCGGGCAGTTGATTGCACAG GCTGCAGCTGCAGCTTCGAAAACTGTTGACTGTCTTAAGGTTATCCACAGTTTGCATGTTTATTTTCTTCTGGTTGGGGACCTTATTA TGCCAATTATATACCAAGTTCACCGACTACGCGATGGTAAAAATTTTGCAACCCGCAAAGTAGATGCAATCCAAACAGGGACAGTCATCTTCACGTTGATTGCTTCATTTCAG gcagaagaagaaggatttGAACATCAGGTCATAATGATGCCATCAGTTCCTGCTCCAGAGACG CTTCTGTCAATTGAAGATCTACGAGGAAGGCGTCTTATTGATCCTCGCCTACCCAG GGGTTACCGAAACAAAGTGGCTACGACAAAGTTTATTCCATGGCCTATAGAGATACGATTTTGTGAGCCTAGCAACGCCACCAATCAGACTGAAACCCCTCCGAG TTTGAGGTACTGGTTCAAAGCAAAAGGGAAGCTCTCAGAGGACCAGGCATTGCATAG gTGTGTGGTGGCATTCGCTTCAGATCTAATATTTTTGGGGACTAGCTTGAATCCTCATCGTAGAAAGGGTCTGAAGACATATTCTGTTAGTCTTGACCACGC GATGTGGTTCCACCGAAATTTAAGAGCTGATGACTGGATTTTATTTGAG ATTTTAAGTCCTATCGCCCACAATGCCCGTGGCCTTGTGTCTGGTCGAATGTTTAGTAGGAACGGGGAG CTACTCGTGACGCTCATACAGGAGGGCTTAATTAGGAAGGCTAAACCATCGGGTTCTCTTCCTGCATCGAAGCTCTGA
- the LOC115743100 gene encoding acyl-CoA hydrolase 2 isoform X4: MDSQSGVAEFLGCVPLLQKLSTSSLRKIADAVTFQHFDKGAYVVHEGDVGKGVYFIWEGEAEVSGPVDSEDPDFHLSKYDYFGHGTAISVHAANIIALSKLTCLVLPHEHCHLLQPKSIWSSDETNETCSLVERILHLEPIEVNIFQGITLPEAPRFGKVFGGQLIAQAAAAASKTVDCLKVIHSLHVYFLLVGDLIMPIIYQVHRLRDGKNFATRKVDAIQTGTVIFTLIASFQAEEEGFEHQVIMMPSVPAPETLLSIEDLRGRRLIDPRLPRGYRNKVATTKFIPWPIEIRFCEPSNATNQTETPPSLRYWFKAKGKLSEDQALHRCVVAFASDLIFLGTSLNPHRRKGLKTYSVSLDHA; the protein is encoded by the exons ATGGATTCACAGTCAGGTG TGGCCGAGTTCTTGGGCTGCGTCCCCTTGCTGCAGAAGCTGTCGACTTCGTCTCTCCGGAAAATCGCCGATGCCGTGACGTTCCAGCACTTTG ATAAAGGAGCCTACGTTGTTCACGAAGGAGATGTTGGGAAAGGAGTGTACTTTATCTGGGAGGGCGAG GCTGAAGTCTCTGGACCGGTTGACTCAGAGGACCCTGATTTCCACTTGAGTAAATATGATTATTTTGGCCACG GTACAGCAATATCGGTTCACGCTGCTAATATAATTGCTTTGTCAAAG CTTACCTGCTTAGTGCTACCACATGAGCACTGCCATTTGCTACAGCCCAAGTCAATATGGAGTTCAGATGAAACTAATGAGACGTGCAGTCTTGTTGAGCGTATATTACACCTGGAACCCATAGAA GTTAACATATTTCAAGGGATCACTTTGCCGGAGGCACCGAGATTTGGGAAAGTCTTTGGCGGGCAGTTGATTGCACAG GCTGCAGCTGCAGCTTCGAAAACTGTTGACTGTCTTAAGGTTATCCACAGTTTGCATGTTTATTTTCTTCTGGTTGGGGACCTTATTA TGCCAATTATATACCAAGTTCACCGACTACGCGATGGTAAAAATTTTGCAACCCGCAAAGTAGATGCAATCCAAACAGGGACAGTCATCTTCACGTTGATTGCTTCATTTCAG gcagaagaagaaggatttGAACATCAGGTCATAATGATGCCATCAGTTCCTGCTCCAGAGACG CTTCTGTCAATTGAAGATCTACGAGGAAGGCGTCTTATTGATCCTCGCCTACCCAG GGGTTACCGAAACAAAGTGGCTACGACAAAGTTTATTCCATGGCCTATAGAGATACGATTTTGTGAGCCTAGCAACGCCACCAATCAGACTGAAACCCCTCCGAG TTTGAGGTACTGGTTCAAAGCAAAAGGGAAGCTCTCAGAGGACCAGGCATTGCATAG gTGTGTGGTGGCATTCGCTTCAGATCTAATATTTTTGGGGACTAGCTTGAATCCTCATCGTAGAAAGGGTCTGAAGACATATTCTGTTAGTCTTGACCACGCGTGA